The proteins below are encoded in one region of Clostridium estertheticum:
- a CDS encoding ribbon-helix-helix domain-containing protein, producing the protein MNTEKDKDLKNRIRYSSSFDIKLLQRFKALSKETDVPVSKLFDRAMKMLLDSKES; encoded by the coding sequence ATGAATACTGAAAAAGATAAGGATTTAAAAAATAGAATACGATATTCCAGCTCATTTGATATTAAGTTGTTACAAAGATTTAAAGCACTATCCAAGGAAACGGATGTGCCTGTTAGTAAATTATTTGATAGAGCTATGAAGATGTTACTTGACAGTAAAGAGAGTTAA
- a CDS encoding ParM/StbA family protein produces the protein MNKGIQHTIIDVGNYFIKYIGENKGGFSAKYTTDYQSYPDSFQRVEIDEFTTYLTIGEFSKEYDKTNKENFIPQLMYAICKANSGGVIKTNLCLMLPIMQMASKQKLIDIVSKNKHTKLKFNGVDKEIFIEDTLILPEGYSSYFSLSKEQKMGDICIIDCGSRTINLSIIENGKVVKLQTIKLGSYDLYTKIKNIENKDYSEEDIQRLIDNKIITVEEKEYTLFLSNILNSIKPYANLNTYKVYWTGGTSLMLKEYIKQLSLKASFVLDNASTSNVDGALEACKKVWSNGDKQE, from the coding sequence ATGAATAAGGGAATACAACATACAATTATAGACGTGGGTAATTATTTTATAAAGTATATTGGCGAGAATAAGGGCGGTTTTAGCGCTAAATATACTACGGACTACCAAAGTTACCCGGATAGTTTCCAAAGGGTTGAGATAGATGAATTTACCACATATTTGACCATTGGAGAGTTCAGCAAAGAGTATGACAAAACCAACAAAGAAAACTTTATACCCCAACTCATGTATGCTATATGTAAAGCTAATAGTGGTGGTGTTATAAAAACTAATTTATGTTTAATGTTGCCTATAATGCAGATGGCTAGTAAACAAAAGTTAATAGATATAGTAAGTAAAAACAAGCATACTAAATTAAAGTTTAATGGTGTAGATAAGGAAATCTTTATAGAGGACACACTAATATTGCCGGAAGGTTATAGTAGCTATTTTAGCCTTAGTAAAGAGCAGAAGATGGGTGATATTTGCATAATAGATTGCGGCAGCAGAACAATAAATTTATCTATCATTGAAAATGGGAAAGTAGTTAAGCTCCAAACAATTAAACTAGGAAGTTATGATCTATATACTAAAATTAAAAATATAGAGAATAAGGATTATAGCGAAGAGGACATACAAAGACTTATAGATAATAAGATAATCACGGTAGAAGAAAAGGAGTACACTTTATTTTTAAGCAATATATTGAACTCTATAAAACCTTATGCCAATCTTAATACCTATAAAGTTTACTGGACTGGAGGTACAAGCTTAATGTTAAAGGAGTATATAAAGCAATTATCATTAAAGGCGAGTTTTGTATTGGATAATGCAAGCACAAGTAATGTAGATGGAGCATTAGAGGCGTGTAAGAAGGTGTGGAGCAATGGCGATAAGCAAGAATAG